One window of the Thermasporomyces composti genome contains the following:
- a CDS encoding NTP transferase domain-containing protein, whose amino-acid sequence MIGLVLAAGTGRRLRPYTDTLPKALVPLPAHGDGEPLTPLDVILANFAASGVTDVAVVVGYAADAVRSRRRRLERRHGVTLDLIPNDRALTWNNCYSLWCARDHLYREDVLLANGDTVHPVSVERLLLGDDPPVLADDSPTLEHTPGRSSPLLLAVDTVKSLGAEEMKLAWTEDEGVTRISKSLDPEKAYGEYIGVALVPASVGPALVEALEVTWRRDPHLYYEDAFQELIDREAAWIDVRPIGDVPWIEIDDHADLARAAEVMAALIGHRASVRAGIASRASEEPGCRS is encoded by the coding sequence ATGATCGGGCTGGTACTCGCAGCGGGTACCGGTCGTCGGCTGCGCCCGTACACCGACACCCTCCCCAAGGCGCTGGTTCCGCTGCCAGCCCACGGCGACGGTGAGCCCCTCACACCGCTCGACGTCATCCTCGCCAACTTCGCCGCCAGCGGCGTCACTGACGTCGCCGTCGTCGTCGGCTACGCCGCGGACGCGGTGCGGTCGCGGCGACGCAGACTGGAGCGCAGGCACGGCGTCACTCTCGACCTCATCCCGAACGACCGCGCCCTGACGTGGAACAACTGCTACTCGCTGTGGTGCGCCCGGGACCACCTGTACCGAGAGGACGTGTTGCTGGCCAACGGCGATACGGTCCACCCGGTCTCCGTCGAACGCCTCCTCCTCGGTGACGACCCGCCCGTCCTGGCCGACGATTCGCCCACCCTGGAGCACACCCCGGGCCGGTCCTCGCCCCTGCTCCTCGCCGTCGACACGGTCAAGAGCCTCGGGGCCGAGGAGATGAAGCTGGCCTGGACCGAGGACGAGGGCGTCACCCGCATCAGCAAGAGCCTGGACCCGGAGAAGGCCTACGGCGAGTACATCGGCGTCGCGCTGGTGCCCGCCAGCGTCGGCCCGGCGCTCGTCGAAGCACTCGAGGTGACCTGGCGGCGGGACCCCCACCTCTACTACGAGGACGCTTTCCAGGAGCTCATCGACCGAGAGGCGGCATGGATCGACGTTCGCCCGATCGGCGACGTGCCGTGGATCGAGATCGACGACCACGCCGACCTGGCCCGGGCCGCGGAGGTGATGGCCGCCCTCATCGGGCACCGAGCATCCGTCCGAGCGGGGATCGCCTCACGCGCGAGTGAGGAGCCAGGATGCCGCTCCTAG
- a CDS encoding iron-containing alcohol dehydrogenase family protein: MPLLARMITTPVVVDIRENALAGLRDLLADQRISTGGRVALAVGPRSGARIAADLAPSLRDADVYIVESGTVDAALTLAAQARGTSYDAIVGIGGGRVLDVTKFAAARLGLPMVAVATNLAHDGIGSPVSILDNDAGRGSYGVPAPIAVVVDLTVIRRAPARSIRAGIGEVVSNLSAIADWELARDLRGEAYDGLAVTLARTAAEAVLHHPGSVDDDGFLRVLAEGLVLSGIAMVVAGTSRPCSGACHEISHALDLLYAGRAGYHGEQVGVGAAFASTLWDDPESRERGRRIAECLARHGLPVAPEHLGFTLEEFAAAVVRAPETRPGRFTILEHRDLDKDAVMEAVRSYARNIGAG, translated from the coding sequence ATGCCGCTCCTAGCTCGGATGATCACCACGCCGGTGGTGGTCGACATCCGCGAGAACGCGCTGGCCGGTCTTCGTGACCTCCTGGCCGACCAGCGGATCTCCACCGGCGGTCGCGTGGCGCTCGCCGTCGGGCCCAGGTCCGGCGCGCGCATCGCCGCCGACCTCGCCCCGTCCCTGCGCGACGCCGACGTCTACATCGTCGAGAGCGGCACGGTGGACGCCGCCCTGACGTTGGCCGCGCAGGCGCGTGGTACCTCCTACGACGCGATCGTCGGGATCGGCGGCGGCAGGGTCCTCGACGTCACCAAGTTCGCGGCGGCCCGGCTGGGGCTGCCCATGGTGGCGGTGGCGACCAACCTCGCCCATGACGGGATCGGCTCGCCGGTCAGCATCCTCGACAACGACGCCGGGCGCGGCTCCTACGGCGTCCCGGCCCCGATCGCCGTGGTCGTCGACCTCACCGTGATCCGTCGCGCCCCGGCGCGCTCGATCCGCGCGGGCATCGGCGAGGTGGTCTCCAACCTGTCCGCCATCGCCGACTGGGAGCTCGCCCGCGACCTGCGCGGGGAGGCGTACGACGGGCTCGCGGTCACCCTGGCTCGCACCGCCGCCGAGGCGGTCCTCCACCACCCCGGATCCGTCGACGACGACGGCTTCCTTCGCGTCCTGGCCGAGGGGTTGGTGCTCTCCGGCATCGCCATGGTGGTCGCCGGCACCTCCCGGCCCTGCAGCGGCGCCTGTCACGAGATCTCCCACGCCCTGGACCTGCTCTACGCCGGGCGGGCCGGCTACCACGGCGAACAGGTGGGCGTCGGTGCGGCGTTCGCCTCGACACTGTGGGACGATCCGGAGAGCCGGGAGCGAGGACGCCGTATCGCGGAGTGCCTCGCGCGGCACGGGCTTCCCGTGGCGCCGGAGCACCTGGGCTTCACCCTCGAGGAGTTCGCGGCCGCGGTCGTCCGGGCGCCCGAGACCCGACCCGGCCGCTTCACCATCCTGGAGCATCGTGACCTGGACAAGGACGCGGTGATGGAAGCCGTGCGAAGCTACGCCCGCAACATCGGCGCCGGTTGA
- a CDS encoding coenzyme F420-0:L-glutamate ligase translates to MTTEPPTSAVLVSPVVGMPEVRAGDDLAALVAEHATDLRDGDIVVVSSKVVSKAEGRVVTGDRAAAVEAETVRVVAERGTTRIVQTRHGFVMAAAGVDTSNVATGSVVLLPVDPDASARALRRGLARRRGVTVGVIVTDTFGRPWRLGQTDLAVGAAGVRVLDDYRGRRDVHGNELVVTAPALADELASAADLVKGKLGQVPVAVVRGLAALVTSDDGPGVQALVRSAEDDLFRLGSREAARQALRPAPRELVDGTVDPVALQRAFEAVAETETPWWGLVRVHDVPARKPLLDALSLPASLPALVVPYLRPNAPTPAALLDLGGVRERLVLACAVEGLATRWFPAERLDVAALMTLLPSRDVEPVGLLAIGAAAETRA, encoded by the coding sequence ATGACCACCGAGCCTCCCACCAGCGCCGTCCTCGTCTCCCCCGTGGTCGGGATGCCGGAGGTCCGGGCTGGGGACGACCTCGCCGCGCTCGTCGCCGAGCACGCCACCGACCTGCGCGACGGCGACATCGTCGTCGTGTCCAGCAAGGTGGTGAGCAAGGCCGAGGGTCGCGTCGTGACCGGTGACCGGGCGGCCGCGGTCGAGGCCGAGACGGTTCGCGTGGTCGCCGAGCGCGGCACGACCCGGATCGTCCAGACCCGGCACGGCTTCGTCATGGCGGCCGCCGGTGTCGATACCTCGAACGTCGCGACGGGCAGCGTCGTGCTGCTGCCGGTGGACCCCGACGCCTCCGCGCGAGCGCTGCGCCGGGGGCTCGCCCGACGCCGTGGCGTCACGGTGGGGGTGATCGTCACCGACACGTTCGGTCGGCCGTGGCGGCTCGGGCAGACCGACCTTGCTGTGGGGGCCGCCGGCGTCCGCGTGCTCGACGACTACCGAGGTCGACGCGACGTGCACGGCAACGAGCTGGTCGTCACGGCGCCCGCCCTCGCCGACGAGCTGGCGTCCGCGGCGGACCTGGTCAAGGGCAAGCTCGGGCAGGTCCCGGTCGCGGTGGTGCGCGGTCTCGCGGCGCTCGTCACCTCCGACGACGGACCTGGTGTCCAGGCGCTGGTCCGGTCCGCCGAGGACGACCTGTTCCGGCTCGGCTCCCGCGAGGCGGCCCGCCAGGCTCTCCGGCCCGCGCCACGCGAGCTCGTGGACGGCACTGTGGACCCGGTCGCCCTCCAGAGAGCGTTCGAGGCGGTCGCCGAGACGGAGACCCCGTGGTGGGGGCTCGTGCGCGTTCACGACGTGCCCGCGCGCAAGCCACTCCTGGACGCGCTCAGCCTGCCGGCGTCCCTACCCGCCCTGGTCGTGCCGTACCTGCGCCCGAACGCGCCCACGCCCGCCGCGCTCCTCGACCTGGGTGGTGTGCGGGAGCGTCTGGTCCTCGCCTGCGCGGTCGAAGGGCTGGCGACCCGCTGGTTCCCCGCTGAGCGCCTGGACGTCGCCGCGCTGATGACCCTGCTGCCGAGCCGGGACGTCGAGCCAGTCGGTCTCCTCGCGATCGGGGCGGCGGCTGAGACACGGGCGTGA
- a CDS encoding acetoacetate--CoA ligase: MTSAGTLVWTPPADVRERTRIGDYLRFLERERGLHFDDYASLWRWSVDDLAGFWSSIWDFFDVGAGTAATPPRTVLGRATMPGAEWFPGATLNYAEHMLAHAPTRGPAVVARSQTRGPLELTAAELRDAVARARAGLLRLGVRKGDRVAAYLPNIPEALVLLLASASLGAVFSSCAPEFGTRSVVDRWSQIEPTVLVAVDGYRYGAKEVDRTSEVAAIRAALPTLRHVVVVPYLADEVAADAGALTWSELLADAGALAFEPVPFDHPLYVLYSSGTTGLPKPIVHGHGGILLEHAKTLALHFDLGPGDRFFWFTTTGWMMWNALVSGLLVGSAVVLVDGDPSYPDLGALWRLAEECGITFFGTSAPYLMSCRKAGLVPARMADLSHIRGVGSTGSPLPPEGFTWVYENVNPTLLLQSFSGGTDVCTGFLGGSPLVPVYAGEISCACLGAAVAAYDASGRPVTDELGELVLERPMPSMPVGFWGDEDGSRYRATYFADFPGVWRHGDWVKVTRRGTYVITGRSDATLKRGGVRMGTAEFYSIVEGFPEITDSLVVHLDTGDGVDQLLLFVVLAEGVTLDDELRSRISAELRMQLSPRHVPDEIVAVPAVPRTLSGKKLEVPVKRILEGRPVEEAASTGALQNPEALRSFAAFATSRRTAVSSGPTAAG; this comes from the coding sequence ATGACGAGCGCAGGCACCCTCGTATGGACACCCCCGGCGGATGTCCGCGAGCGCACGAGAATCGGCGACTATCTCCGCTTCCTCGAACGGGAGCGCGGTCTCCACTTCGACGACTACGCCAGCCTGTGGCGCTGGTCGGTCGATGACCTGGCCGGTTTCTGGTCGAGCATCTGGGACTTCTTCGACGTCGGTGCGGGAACAGCCGCCACGCCGCCCCGGACCGTCCTGGGGCGTGCCACGATGCCGGGCGCGGAATGGTTCCCCGGCGCCACCCTCAACTACGCCGAGCACATGCTCGCCCACGCTCCCACGCGCGGACCGGCTGTCGTGGCTCGGTCGCAGACCCGCGGGCCGCTGGAGCTGACCGCGGCCGAGCTACGGGACGCGGTGGCTCGCGCTCGTGCGGGACTGCTGCGGCTGGGCGTCCGCAAGGGTGACCGGGTCGCGGCGTACCTGCCGAACATCCCCGAAGCCCTCGTGCTCCTGCTCGCCAGCGCGAGCCTGGGCGCGGTGTTCTCGTCCTGCGCGCCGGAGTTCGGGACGCGGAGCGTGGTCGACCGGTGGAGCCAGATCGAGCCCACTGTGCTCGTCGCCGTCGACGGCTACCGGTACGGCGCGAAGGAGGTCGACCGCACCTCCGAGGTGGCGGCGATTCGAGCCGCCCTGCCGACGCTGCGCCACGTCGTCGTGGTGCCCTACCTGGCAGACGAGGTCGCTGCCGATGCCGGCGCCCTCACCTGGAGCGAGCTGCTCGCCGACGCCGGCGCGTTGGCGTTCGAGCCCGTGCCGTTCGACCATCCGCTCTACGTGCTGTACTCGTCGGGGACGACCGGCCTGCCCAAGCCGATCGTGCACGGCCACGGCGGCATCCTCCTCGAGCACGCCAAGACGCTCGCCCTCCACTTCGACCTCGGGCCAGGCGACCGCTTCTTCTGGTTCACCACGACCGGCTGGATGATGTGGAACGCGCTGGTCTCGGGGCTGCTCGTCGGGTCCGCGGTCGTTCTCGTCGACGGCGACCCCTCCTATCCCGACCTGGGTGCCCTGTGGCGGTTGGCCGAGGAATGCGGCATCACCTTCTTCGGGACGAGCGCGCCGTACCTGATGAGCTGCCGCAAGGCGGGTCTGGTTCCAGCCCGGATGGCGGACCTGTCCCACATTCGAGGGGTCGGCTCGACGGGATCTCCGTTGCCGCCGGAGGGCTTCACGTGGGTGTACGAGAACGTCAACCCGACCTTGCTCCTGCAGTCGTTCTCCGGCGGAACCGACGTGTGCACCGGCTTCCTCGGCGGCTCGCCGCTGGTGCCGGTGTACGCGGGGGAGATCTCGTGCGCGTGTCTGGGGGCGGCGGTGGCGGCGTACGACGCCTCGGGACGACCCGTGACCGACGAGCTGGGCGAGCTGGTCCTGGAGCGTCCGATGCCGTCCATGCCGGTCGGGTTCTGGGGCGACGAGGACGGCTCGCGGTACCGCGCGACCTACTTCGCGGACTTCCCCGGCGTCTGGCGGCACGGTGACTGGGTCAAGGTCACGCGGCGTGGAACCTACGTCATCACCGGCCGATCCGATGCCACGCTGAAGCGGGGCGGCGTCCGGATGGGCACCGCGGAGTTCTACTCGATCGTCGAAGGCTTTCCGGAGATCACCGACAGCCTCGTCGTCCACCTCGACACGGGCGACGGCGTCGACCAGCTGCTGCTGTTCGTCGTTCTGGCCGAGGGCGTCACGCTCGACGACGAGCTTCGGTCCCGGATCTCCGCCGAGCTCCGCATGCAGCTGTCGCCGCGGCACGTGCCCGACGAGATCGTCGCCGTCCCTGCTGTTCCACGCACGCTGTCGGGCAAGAAACTCGAAGTGCCCGTCAAGCGCATCCTGGAAGGCCGTCCGGTCGAGGAAGCGGCGAGCACGGGCGCGCTGCAGAACCCGGAGGCGCTGCGGTCCTTCGCCGCGTTCGCGACGTCGCGTCGCACCGCCGTCAGCTCTGGCCCGACCGCAGCCGGGTGA
- a CDS encoding TIGR03089 family protein produces the protein MASPRTPAELLATASDPSRPFLTFYDDATGERVELSYTTLDNWVAKTANLLQDTLGTQSRERVALLLPTHWLGAVWTLAAWTAGLVVDLADPTGAEVIVAAPERLTEALGAGGRDTVAVSLAPLGRGFTEPLPPGVLDYGVEVLSHADVFTPYEPPDEATPALITPQGDVLAGGALVELATRRADELGLQPGERLLTDANPAATDGYLDALLAPLARQASVVLVRNLDPATLERRVRQEKVTLTRLRSGQS, from the coding sequence GTGGCGAGCCCACGGACACCGGCCGAGCTGCTGGCGACCGCCAGCGACCCGTCGCGTCCCTTCCTCACCTTCTACGACGACGCCACCGGCGAGCGCGTGGAGCTGTCGTACACAACGCTCGACAACTGGGTGGCGAAGACCGCGAACCTCCTCCAGGACACGTTGGGAACGCAGTCCCGCGAGCGGGTCGCTCTCCTGCTCCCGACCCACTGGCTGGGTGCGGTCTGGACTCTCGCGGCGTGGACGGCGGGGCTGGTCGTGGACCTCGCCGACCCGACGGGCGCGGAGGTGATCGTCGCGGCACCGGAGCGGCTCACCGAGGCGCTGGGGGCCGGCGGGCGGGACACGGTCGCCGTCTCGCTCGCGCCGCTGGGCCGAGGGTTCACCGAGCCGCTTCCCCCGGGTGTCCTCGACTACGGCGTGGAGGTGCTGTCCCACGCCGACGTGTTCACCCCCTACGAGCCACCCGACGAGGCGACCCCGGCGCTCATCACCCCCCAGGGCGACGTCCTCGCCGGTGGCGCCCTCGTCGAGCTCGCGACCAGGCGTGCCGACGAGCTCGGCCTCCAACCAGGCGAGCGTCTGCTGACCGACGCCAACCCCGCGGCGACGGACGGCTACCTGGACGCGTTGCTGGCACCGCTCGCCCGCCAGGCGTCCGTCGTCTTGGTCCGCAACCTCGACCCCGCGACGCTCGAACGCCGCGTGCGGCAGGAGAAGGTCACGCTCACCCGGCTGCGGTCGGGCCAGAGCTGA
- a CDS encoding DNA-3-methyladenine glycosylase family protein has translation MPPFTVASPATAGSGRPVTTAPGRPAAITTVRRTITTEHPLDPVVTLASLQRGAGDPTHRVTPDGTVWRGTRTPDGPATVRISADAAAGAVHAEAWGPGATWVLDRLPALVGAEDDPSGFEPGLPLLVRLAARFAGWRVCRTGLVMEALVPAVLEQKVTSREAWRSWRELVWRFGERAPGPVPFSLWVPPDPAVLARLPSWEWHRAGVGPQRARTIVRCCQRAAAIERTVGLPPQEVERRLRSIPGIGPWTVAEVLQRAHGCPDAVSVGDYNLPKAVGWALAGRPFDDAAMLVALERWRGHRYRVTRLIELAGIMPPRRAPRAPVRDYRAM, from the coding sequence GTGCCTCCGTTCACCGTCGCCTCCCCCGCCACCGCCGGCTCCGGCCGTCCCGTCACCACCGCCCCGGGACGCCCTGCCGCCATCACCACCGTGAGGCGCACGATCACCACCGAGCACCCCCTCGATCCAGTGGTGACGCTGGCCTCACTCCAGCGTGGTGCCGGCGACCCGACCCACCGGGTCACGCCGGACGGCACGGTCTGGCGGGGAACGCGGACACCGGACGGGCCAGCCACGGTCCGGATCAGCGCCGACGCGGCGGCCGGTGCCGTCCACGCCGAGGCCTGGGGGCCGGGCGCGACGTGGGTCCTCGATCGCCTGCCAGCGCTCGTGGGCGCCGAGGACGACCCGAGCGGGTTCGAGCCAGGACTGCCGCTGCTCGTTCGGCTGGCGGCGCGGTTCGCGGGGTGGCGGGTCTGCCGGACCGGCCTGGTGATGGAGGCGCTCGTGCCTGCCGTCTTGGAACAGAAGGTCACCTCGCGAGAAGCCTGGCGGTCGTGGCGAGAGCTGGTGTGGCGGTTCGGGGAGCGGGCCCCCGGCCCCGTCCCGTTCTCCCTGTGGGTTCCGCCGGATCCCGCGGTTCTCGCGCGGCTGCCGTCGTGGGAATGGCACCGGGCCGGTGTGGGGCCCCAGCGGGCGCGGACGATCGTGCGGTGCTGTCAACGGGCGGCTGCGATCGAGCGGACGGTCGGCCTGCCGCCGCAGGAGGTCGAGCGTCGGCTGCGAAGCATCCCCGGAATCGGCCCGTGGACGGTGGCGGAGGTGCTCCAGCGGGCTCACGGATGCCCGGACGCGGTCTCGGTCGGCGACTACAACCTGCCCAAGGCGGTGGGCTGGGCGTTGGCTGGTCGGCCGTTCGACGACGCCGCGATGCTGGTGGCGCTGGAACGCTGGCGAGGTCACCGATATCGGGTGACCCGGCTCATCGAGCTGGCCGGCATCATGCCGCCGCGTCGGGCGCCCCGCGCTCCGGTGCGTGACTACCGCGCGATGTGA
- a CDS encoding DUF5941 domain-containing protein, which translates to MALPTAFLVGPVASAEPGEEPVAGQLRALGYDVVDTSTAPDLVTAISAAPAGPVALVDRRYVGHLHALRRAVCDSRPDALAGPGTLRVAHRARPQLVTALTSVPAASSGGGARPSGDAIDVGQLADVLARRIDVTRLDPAPLVAGLADTAEERAALQARMAAVDEERVRLTTSVKSGDTAFTTFAVRPYSGHIARWLARLGVTPNQVTVASLLVALGAAASCATGTRLGWVLGALLFHLSFVLDCVDGDLARYTVRFSQLGARLDLTADRIKEYALFAGLALGVASTDGAIWWLAGAAMALQTLRHHMHFAWDAVTAGLDEAPPLAAQVQARLHGGRWKVWLRRAIVLPQGERSALICLLVAFTTPRTVFVVLLAVGVLAAAYAFLGRLLRSLRRVRNPWSKTAGRSLGAMVDVGPVGWIVHNALPGRSLPAPLTTFIALIVLAFSLAVVPTVGGSWVIVGVLWYALLVSFASRQPLNGWADWVLPPSFRSAEYTLVLALAALLEPRALPVAFLYVAVCAFHHYDAVYRLRADGEVPPRWLVIATGGHDGRMLVVALLALLGDSAFYLGLIVLTAVLAVLFVGESVHATLQAARVAEGRTAQGAAG; encoded by the coding sequence ATGGCGCTGCCTACCGCGTTCCTCGTCGGACCGGTCGCATCCGCTGAGCCGGGTGAGGAGCCCGTCGCGGGGCAGTTACGCGCGCTCGGGTACGACGTGGTCGACACCAGCACCGCGCCCGACCTGGTCACCGCGATCTCCGCCGCACCCGCCGGGCCGGTCGCCCTCGTCGACCGCCGCTACGTCGGCCACCTGCATGCCCTCCGCCGCGCGGTCTGCGACTCTCGACCCGATGCGCTCGCCGGCCCAGGCACCCTCAGGGTGGCTCATCGCGCCCGCCCTCAGCTGGTGACCGCGCTCACGAGCGTCCCCGCCGCGTCCAGCGGCGGTGGCGCCCGCCCATCAGGCGACGCGATCGACGTTGGCCAGCTCGCCGACGTCCTCGCTCGGCGGATCGACGTCACCCGCCTGGACCCCGCCCCGCTGGTCGCGGGCCTCGCCGACACCGCGGAGGAACGCGCGGCGTTGCAGGCCCGGATGGCCGCCGTCGACGAGGAGCGCGTCCGGCTCACGACCTCGGTGAAATCCGGCGACACCGCCTTCACGACCTTCGCCGTCCGTCCCTACTCCGGACATATCGCTCGGTGGCTGGCACGGCTCGGCGTCACGCCGAACCAGGTGACGGTGGCGTCCCTCCTCGTGGCGCTGGGCGCGGCGGCAAGCTGCGCCACCGGTACTCGCCTCGGCTGGGTCCTCGGCGCCCTGCTGTTCCACCTCTCCTTCGTTCTCGACTGCGTCGACGGCGACCTGGCCCGCTACACGGTCCGCTTCAGCCAGCTCGGCGCGCGCCTCGACCTCACCGCCGACCGGATCAAGGAGTACGCCCTGTTCGCCGGTCTGGCGCTGGGCGTCGCTTCGACCGACGGAGCCATCTGGTGGCTGGCTGGAGCGGCGATGGCGCTCCAGACGCTCCGCCACCACATGCACTTCGCCTGGGACGCGGTCACCGCGGGCCTCGACGAGGCGCCGCCCCTTGCCGCCCAGGTGCAGGCCCGCTTGCACGGCGGCCGGTGGAAGGTGTGGCTGCGCCGCGCCATCGTCCTTCCCCAGGGTGAACGCTCCGCGTTGATCTGCCTGCTCGTCGCGTTCACCACACCACGCACGGTCTTCGTCGTCCTGCTCGCGGTGGGAGTGCTCGCCGCGGCCTACGCCTTCCTGGGCCGGCTGCTCCGGAGCCTGCGCAGGGTCCGCAACCCGTGGAGCAAGACCGCCGGCCGCTCGTTGGGTGCGATGGTCGACGTCGGACCGGTCGGCTGGATCGTCCACAACGCGCTGCCCGGTCGCTCCCTGCCCGCGCCCTTGACGACCTTCATCGCGTTGATCGTGCTGGCGTTCTCGCTGGCGGTCGTCCCCACCGTGGGCGGGTCGTGGGTCATCGTCGGGGTGCTGTGGTACGCCCTGCTGGTCAGCTTCGCCAGTCGGCAGCCGCTCAATGGATGGGCCGACTGGGTCCTGCCGCCCTCGTTCCGCTCAGCCGAGTACACGCTCGTCCTCGCCCTGGCCGCGCTCCTGGAACCCCGCGCCCTCCCGGTGGCGTTCCTCTACGTCGCCGTGTGCGCGTTCCACCACTACGACGCCGTCTACCGGCTCCGGGCCGACGGTGAGGTCCCGCCGCGCTGGCTCGTCATCGCCACCGGTGGCCACGACGGTCGCATGCTGGTCGTCGCCCTCCTGGCGCTGCTTGGGGACAGCGCGTTCTACCTCGGCTTGATCGTCCTCACCGCCGTGCTCGCCGTGCTCTTCGTCGGGGAGAGCGTCCACGCGACGCTCCAGGCGGCGCGTGTGGCGGAGGGCCGGACAGCTCAGGGAGCCGCGGGATGA
- a CDS encoding mannose-1-phosphate guanylyltransferase — protein MRYAVIVAGGAGTRLWPLSRAAHPKQLLSVVGGRSLLRLAFERLVGVVPPERIFVCAGSVHRDAILEHLPELPHDNFLGEPLARDTANAIGLGCALLARRDPDATVAFVTSDHVIEPIDEFHDALRTAFDVVERDPQVLATFGIPPSSPHTGLGYIERAEPYRPGEPLAGGEVFAVSAFIEKPGLEAAREYYASGRYLWNSGMFVWRADTLLRELETFLPASHAGLTRIAKAWDTPERDATLREVYTSLPKISIDYAVMEPAARGEGAARVVVVPMAVDWLDVGSWPALARTLENDSSQNAANTVTVLVDSEGNIVVSDDPEHLVATVGLRDTIIVHTRDVTMVCPKNSAERVKDLVARVHDAHGGRYS, from the coding sequence ATGCGCTACGCCGTCATCGTCGCCGGGGGCGCCGGCACTCGACTGTGGCCACTGTCTCGCGCGGCCCACCCCAAGCAGCTGCTCAGTGTGGTCGGCGGACGGAGCCTGCTTCGGCTCGCCTTCGAGCGGCTGGTCGGCGTGGTACCACCCGAGCGGATCTTCGTGTGCGCTGGTTCGGTGCATCGGGACGCGATCCTCGAGCACCTGCCGGAGCTGCCGCACGACAACTTCCTCGGGGAGCCGCTCGCTCGGGACACCGCCAACGCGATCGGGTTGGGCTGCGCCCTGCTGGCGCGCCGCGACCCCGACGCCACGGTGGCGTTCGTCACCTCCGACCACGTGATCGAGCCGATCGACGAGTTCCACGACGCGCTTCGGACGGCGTTCGACGTGGTCGAGCGGGACCCGCAGGTCCTGGCGACGTTCGGGATTCCGCCATCGTCACCTCACACCGGCCTCGGCTACATCGAGCGGGCCGAGCCCTACCGTCCCGGCGAGCCGCTCGCCGGCGGCGAGGTGTTCGCGGTGTCGGCGTTCATCGAGAAGCCCGGACTCGAGGCGGCACGGGAGTACTACGCCTCGGGCCGGTACCTGTGGAACTCCGGCATGTTCGTGTGGCGGGCCGACACCCTGCTCCGGGAGCTGGAGACCTTCCTGCCCGCTTCCCACGCCGGGCTGACGCGGATCGCGAAGGCGTGGGACACCCCAGAGCGGGACGCCACGTTGCGGGAGGTCTACACCAGTCTCCCCAAGATCAGCATCGACTACGCGGTGATGGAGCCGGCGGCGCGCGGCGAAGGCGCGGCGCGGGTGGTCGTGGTCCCCATGGCGGTCGACTGGCTGGACGTCGGGTCGTGGCCAGCGCTGGCTCGCACCTTGGAGAACGACAGCTCCCAGAACGCCGCCAACACCGTCACGGTGCTGGTCGACTCCGAGGGCAACATCGTGGTGAGCGACGACCCCGAACACCTGGTCGCGACGGTGGGTCTGCGGGACACGATCATCGTCCACACCCGCGACGTCACGATGGTGTGCCCGAAGAACTCCGCGGAACGGGTCAAGGACCTCGTCGCGCGCGTCCACGACGCGCATGGCGGTCGCTACTCCTGA
- the galE gene encoding UDP-glucose 4-epimerase GalE translates to MTWLVTGGAGYIGAHVVHALHAAGERVVALDDLSTGVPERLADLEDVPLVTGAVQATSLVAKVLREYEIEGVVHIAAKKQPAESIEKPLFYYRENVGGLESLLRAMDETGVDRLVFSSSAATYGNQDTDVLTEDAVCRPESPYGETKLVGEWMIADVARATGLRYISLRYFNAAGAARPELADTGVFNLIPMVFERLTAEKPPLIFGDDYPTPDGTTIRDYVHVADIASAHVAAVRHLASGVEARHVLNVGTGRGTSTRQVVETILEVTGRQDLTPEVLGRRPGDPAISIASAERIRQVLGWSAAHDLRAIVTSAWEGWLYHHPEARRVATTPGG, encoded by the coding sequence ATGACCTGGCTCGTCACCGGAGGTGCTGGCTACATCGGCGCGCACGTCGTGCACGCCCTCCACGCCGCGGGGGAGCGGGTGGTGGCTCTCGACGATCTGTCGACCGGGGTGCCGGAGCGCCTCGCCGACCTCGAGGACGTTCCGCTCGTCACCGGCGCGGTGCAGGCGACCAGCCTGGTGGCGAAGGTGCTGCGCGAGTACGAGATCGAGGGCGTCGTCCACATCGCCGCCAAGAAGCAGCCCGCGGAGTCGATCGAGAAGCCCTTGTTCTACTACCGCGAGAACGTCGGCGGGCTGGAGTCGCTGCTCCGCGCCATGGACGAGACCGGTGTCGACCGCCTGGTCTTCTCTTCGAGCGCGGCCACCTACGGCAACCAAGACACCGACGTCCTGACCGAGGACGCCGTGTGTCGGCCAGAAAGCCCGTACGGCGAGACCAAACTGGTCGGGGAGTGGATGATCGCCGATGTCGCTCGCGCGACCGGCCTGCGCTACATCAGCCTGCGCTACTTCAACGCCGCGGGCGCGGCACGTCCGGAGCTGGCGGACACGGGCGTGTTCAACCTCATCCCGATGGTGTTCGAACGGCTCACCGCCGAGAAGCCGCCGTTGATCTTCGGCGACGACTACCCCACCCCCGACGGCACCACGATCCGGGACTACGTGCACGTCGCCGACATCGCCTCGGCCCATGTGGCGGCGGTCCGACACCTCGCCAGCGGGGTGGAGGCCCGTCATGTGCTCAACGTCGGCACCGGGCGTGGCACGTCCACCCGCCAGGTGGTCGAGACCATCCTCGAGGTGACCGGACGGCAGGACCTGACGCCCGAGGTGCTCGGACGACGTCCCGGAGATCCCGCGATCTCGATCGCGTCCGCGGAGCGCATCCGGCAGGTGCTCGGCTGGTCGGCAGCCCACGACCTGCGCGCCATCGTGACGTCGGCGTGGGAGGGTTGGCTCTACCACCACCCGGAGGCGCGGCGTGTCGCGACCACGCCCGGCGGCTAG